One window of Etheostoma spectabile isolate EspeVRDwgs_2016 chromosome 6, UIUC_Espe_1.0, whole genome shotgun sequence genomic DNA carries:
- the sh3bp5la gene encoding SH3-binding domain protein 5-like, a, which translates to MEPGDLRESPAGSGESDVGDWREVIPGGDEEVKAAETNGTTLETALRDTCEEVENEKQKGAGEQLHSPYEEELDPRIQEELEHLNEASAEINRLELQLDDARSGYRKILTESARKLNAQSSQLGGCIEKARPYYEARRLAKEAQQETQKAALSYERAVSMHTAAREMVYVAEQGLMADGKNTLDPTWQEMLNHATSKVNEAEEERLRSEREHMRVTHACQEAEARVQMLQKSLKRVIVKSRPYFELKAQFNHILEENKTKVLQLEQHVAKVKTRYSIALRNLEQISEQIHAQRGRDQAQGGCTSVCGGRSPPVGAESDIRVKKEGGACGGGATGKDRVAAAIDLEKYKDKENEKERERAGSDSLSVFSLQTIASDLEKYDSIEHLGDLSDVGSVTGDEGEKERGGVIDRRDKLAEASAKERQQQFYKQHHRSFSL; encoded by the exons ATGGAGCCAGGCGACTTGCGAGAGAGCCCCGCCGGATCCGGGGAGTCAGACGTGGGGGATTGGAGGGAGGTTATTCCCGGTGGGGACGAGGAGGTAAAAGCTGCCGAAACTAATGGAACAACACTAGAGACGGCGCTCAGGGACACCTGCGAGGAAGtcgaaaatgaaaaacaaaaaggagctGGTGAGCAATTACACAGCCCCTACGAGGAAGAACTGGACCCCAGAATCCAG gAAGAGTTGGAGCATCTTAATGAAGCCAGTGCCGAAATCAATAGACTAGAGCTCCAGTTGGAT GATGCCAGATCAGGGTACCGGAAAATCCTCACAGAGTCTGCCAGGAAGCTAAATGCTCAGAGCTCTCAGCTTGGTGGCTGCATAGAGAAAGCAAGACCTTACTATGAAGCTCGTCGCCTTGCTAAAGag GCACAGCAAGAGACCCAGAAGGCAGCTTTGAGCTATGAGAGAGCGGTCTCTATGCACACAGCTGCCAGGGAGATGGTCTATGTAGCAGAGCAGGGCTTGATGGCTGATGGCAAGAACACCCTGGATCCCACCTGGCAGGAGATGCTCAACCATGCTACTTCCAAGGT AAACGAAGCTGAGGAAGAGCGACTTCGCAGTGAGAGGGAGCACATGCGGGTCACACACGCCTGTCAGGAGGCCGAAGCTCGGGTTCAGATGCTGCAAAAGTCCCTAAAAAGAGTCATTGTGAAATCCAGACCTTACTTTGAGCTCAAGGCCCAGTTCAACCACATACTGGAG GAGAACAAAACCAAAGTGCTGCAGCTGGAACAGCACGTAGCCAAAGTAAAGACCCGCTACTCCATTGCCTTAAGAAACTTGGAACAAATCAGCGAGCAGATCCACGCTCAGAGGGGGAGGGACCAGGCCCAGGGAGGATGCACCAGTGTCTGCGGTGGACGGAGTCCCCCCGTTGGAGCAGAGTCCGACATCAGAGTTAAGAAAGAAGGCGGAGCCTGCGGCGGTGGTGCAACGGGGAAGGATAGAGTGGCTGCAGCCATTGACCTGGAGAAATACAAGGACAAGGAGAATGAAAAGGAGAGGGAGCGGGCGGGGTCGGATTCCCTTTCGGTCTTCAGCCTGCAAACCATCGCCTCCGACTTAGAGAAATATGACTCCATTGAGCACCTCGGGGACCTCAGCGATGTAGGGAGCGTAACCGGGGatgagggggagaaagagagaggcggAGTGATTGATAGAAGAGACAAGCTGGCGGAAGCAAGCGCCAAAGAGCGCCAGCAGCAGTTCTACAAGCAGCACCACCGAAGCTTCAGTTTGTGA